From a region of the Pseudomonas fulva 12-X genome:
- a CDS encoding glycerophosphodiester phosphodiesterase — MPTNKPRALLLSALLALPFTASAEQPTAPAAKRADDGKPLIIAHRGASGYLPEHTLAAYAVAVLQGADYIEPDLVMSKDGQLFARHDNELGLTTDVAEHPEFADRKRKQRIDGVELDGWFSEDFTAAELKRLRAIERIPDIRPGNTRLDGQFEIPTLQEIIGLVKALQVSQGREIGLYIETKHPAHFQQLGLAMEKPLVEALARNGYRDSEAPVFIQSFEVSNLKALRQLSPLRLVQLYGKGQPQDQVVQGNPLTYAQMATPAGLKAVAEYANGVGPDKGYVIPRQPDGSLGEPTRFVTDAHAAGLKVHPYTFRAENQFLPTDLQRGNDPATRGDIDAELRAFLATGIDGLFIDQPDIAVRLRDAAGR, encoded by the coding sequence ATGCCGACCAACAAGCCCCGCGCGCTGCTGCTCAGCGCCCTGCTCGCCCTGCCCTTCACCGCCAGCGCGGAACAACCGACGGCCCCCGCCGCCAAGCGCGCCGACGACGGCAAGCCACTGATCATCGCCCATCGCGGCGCCAGCGGTTACCTGCCCGAACACACCCTGGCCGCCTACGCGGTCGCTGTGCTTCAGGGCGCCGACTATATCGAGCCGGACCTGGTGATGAGCAAGGACGGCCAGCTGTTCGCCCGCCATGACAACGAGCTGGGTTTGACCACCGACGTGGCAGAGCACCCGGAGTTCGCCGACCGCAAACGCAAGCAGCGCATCGATGGGGTCGAGCTCGATGGCTGGTTCAGCGAGGACTTTACCGCCGCCGAGCTCAAACGCCTGCGCGCCATCGAACGCATCCCCGATATCCGCCCGGGCAACACGCGCCTGGATGGCCAGTTCGAGATTCCGACCCTGCAGGAAATCATCGGCCTGGTGAAGGCGCTGCAGGTCAGCCAGGGCCGCGAGATCGGTCTGTATATCGAGACCAAGCACCCCGCGCACTTCCAGCAGCTCGGGCTGGCCATGGAGAAGCCTCTGGTCGAGGCGCTGGCCCGCAACGGCTATCGGGACTCAGAGGCACCGGTGTTTATTCAGTCGTTCGAAGTGAGCAACCTCAAGGCCCTGCGCCAGCTCAGCCCGCTGCGCCTGGTGCAGTTGTACGGCAAGGGCCAGCCACAGGATCAGGTCGTCCAGGGCAATCCGCTGACCTACGCGCAGATGGCCACGCCCGCTGGATTGAAGGCAGTGGCCGAGTACGCCAACGGCGTGGGCCCGGACAAGGGCTACGTGATCCCACGCCAACCAGACGGCAGCCTGGGTGAGCCGACACGTTTTGTCACCGATGCCCATGCCGCCGGCCTCAAGGTTCATCCCTACACCTTCCGCGCCGAAAACCAGTTCCTGCCTACCGACCTGCAACGCGGCAACGACCCGGCCACCCGCGGCGACATCGACGCCGAGCTGCGCGCCTTCCTGGCCACGGGCATCGATGGCCTGTTCATCGATCAGCCGGATATCGCCGTGCGCCTGCGCGACGCCGCCGGCCGTTAA
- a CDS encoding sulfate ABC transporter substrate-binding protein: MSIRRFALAALASALVAGPAAAQTLLNVSYDPTRELYVEYNKAFNKHWQELGNEPLTIQQSHGGSGKQARAVIDGLQADVVTLALSGDIDALNLNQPLIDKDWQKRLADNSTPYTSTIVFLVRKGNPKGIKDWDDLVKDGVEVITPNPKTSGGARWNFLAAWAFAKKKYGSDEKALEYVTELYRHAPVLDTGARGATISFVQRGLGDVLLAWENEAYLSLAEEGGDQLEIVTPSLSILAEPPVAVVDKNVDRKGTRKAAEAYLQYLYSEEGQRIAAKNFYRPRDAKVAAEFKGQFKDLELVTIDKDFGGWSSAQPKYFDDGGVFDDIFKKINQ; encoded by the coding sequence ATGTCCATCCGCCGTTTCGCACTCGCTGCACTTGCCAGCGCCCTGGTTGCCGGCCCGGCCGCCGCCCAGACCCTGCTCAACGTGTCCTACGACCCGACACGTGAGCTGTACGTGGAATACAACAAGGCCTTCAACAAGCACTGGCAGGAACTGGGCAACGAGCCGCTGACCATCCAGCAGTCCCACGGCGGCTCCGGCAAGCAGGCTCGCGCGGTGATCGACGGCCTGCAGGCCGACGTGGTGACCCTGGCGCTGTCCGGCGACATCGATGCGTTGAACCTCAACCAGCCGCTGATCGACAAGGACTGGCAGAAGCGCCTGGCCGACAACAGCACGCCGTACACCTCGACCATCGTGTTTCTGGTACGCAAGGGCAACCCGAAAGGCATCAAGGACTGGGATGACCTGGTCAAGGATGGCGTGGAAGTCATCACCCCGAACCCGAAAACCTCCGGCGGTGCACGCTGGAACTTCCTGGCCGCCTGGGCGTTCGCCAAGAAGAAGTACGGCAGCGACGAGAAGGCCCTGGAATACGTGACCGAGCTGTACCGCCACGCCCCGGTACTCGACACTGGCGCCCGTGGCGCGACCATCAGCTTCGTACAGCGTGGCCTGGGCGACGTACTGCTGGCCTGGGAAAACGAGGCCTACCTGTCGCTGGCCGAAGAGGGCGGCGACCAGCTGGAAATCGTCACCCCGTCGCTGTCCATCCTCGCCGAGCCGCCGGTGGCGGTGGTCGACAAGAACGTCGACCGCAAGGGCACCCGCAAGGCCGCCGAAGCCTACCTGCAGTACCTGTACAGCGAAGAAGGCCAGCGCATCGCCGCGAAGAACTTCTACCGCCCGCGTGACGCCAAGGTGGCGGCCGAGTTCAAGGGCCAGTTCAAGGACCTGGAGCTGGTCACCATCGACAAGGATTTCGGCGGCTGGAGCTCGGCGCAGCCCAAATATTTCGATGATGGCGGCGTGTTCGATGACATCTTCAAAAAGATCAACCAGTAA
- the oscA gene encoding sulfur starvation response protein OscA, whose product MTATLRNLEGQDDATILREIQSALNGLKFGSVEITVHNGQVVQIERKEKFRLQQPGSKNA is encoded by the coding sequence ATGACCGCCACGCTTCGCAATCTGGAAGGCCAGGATGACGCCACCATCCTGCGCGAAATCCAAAGCGCTCTGAACGGCCTCAAGTTCGGTTCGGTGGAAATCACCGTGCACAACGGCCAGGTGGTGCAGATCGAGCGCAAGGAAAAATTCCGCCTCCAGCAGCCCGGCAGCAAGAACGCCTGA
- a CDS encoding sulfate/molybdate ABC transporter ATP-binding protein, translating into MSIEVSGINKHFGQFKALNDINLNIQSGELVALLGPSGCGKTTLLRIIAGLETPDSGNIVFHGEDVSEHDVRDRKVGFVFQHYALFRHMTVFDNVAFGLRMKPKGERPNESTIKKKVHDLLGLVQLDWLADRYPEQLSGGQRQRIALARALAVEPKVLLLDEPFGALDAKVRKELRRWLARLHEEVHLTSVFVTHDQEEAMEVADRIVVMNKGVVEQIGSPAEVYEKPASDFVYHFLGDANRLYVGDDHHVLFRPHEVSLSSEALEGHQAGEVRDIRLLGAITRITLKVEGQEELIEAEVAKDHLTLNNLGRGTVLYFKPKGGKPVSTGV; encoded by the coding sequence ATGAGTATCGAAGTCAGCGGCATCAACAAGCACTTTGGCCAGTTCAAGGCGCTCAACGACATCAACCTCAACATCCAGAGCGGCGAGCTGGTCGCCCTGCTCGGCCCGTCCGGCTGTGGCAAGACCACCCTGCTGCGCATCATCGCCGGCCTGGAAACCCCGGACAGCGGCAACATCGTGTTCCACGGCGAAGACGTTTCCGAACATGACGTGCGCGATCGCAAGGTCGGTTTCGTGTTCCAGCACTACGCCCTGTTCCGCCACATGACGGTGTTCGACAACGTCGCCTTCGGCCTGCGCATGAAGCCCAAGGGCGAGCGCCCGAACGAAAGCACCATCAAGAAGAAAGTCCACGATCTGCTCGGCCTGGTGCAGCTCGACTGGCTGGCCGACCGTTACCCGGAGCAGCTCTCCGGTGGTCAGCGCCAGCGTATCGCCCTGGCCCGCGCCCTGGCGGTCGAGCCCAAGGTGCTGCTACTCGACGAACCCTTCGGCGCCCTCGACGCCAAGGTACGCAAGGAGCTGCGTCGCTGGCTGGCGCGCTTGCACGAAGAGGTGCACCTGACCAGCGTGTTCGTGACCCACGACCAGGAAGAAGCCATGGAAGTGGCCGACCGCATCGTGGTGATGAACAAGGGTGTGGTCGAGCAGATCGGCTCGCCGGCCGAGGTCTACGAGAAACCGGCGAGCGACTTCGTCTACCACTTCCTCGGTGATGCCAACCGTCTGTACGTCGGCGACGACCACCACGTGCTGTTCCGCCCCCACGAAGTGAGCCTGTCCAGCGAGGCGCTGGAAGGCCATCAGGCCGGCGAAGTACGCGACATCCGCCTGCTTGGCGCCATCACCCGCATCACCCTCAAGGTCGAGGGCCAGGAAGAGCTGATCGAAGCCGAAGTGGCCAAGGATCACCTGACCCTCAACAACCTGGGCCGCGGCACCGTCCTGTACTTCAAGCCCAAGGGCGGCAAGCCGGTGAGCACCGGCGTGTAA
- a CDS encoding dihydrofolate reductase: protein MLAAMTTRLPLCLIAALAENRVIGRDNQLPWHLPADLKHFKAMTLGKPIIMGRKTWDSLGRPLPGRLNLVVSRQAGLQLEGAEVFATVEAAHQRAEAWAREQGVDEVMLIGGAQLYEQALPEADRLYLTRVALQPEGDAWFPAFDEAQWQRVECDEHAATDEAPAHRFETWARR from the coding sequence ATGCTCGCCGCCATGACGACTCGACTCCCCCTCTGCCTGATCGCCGCTCTCGCCGAAAATCGCGTGATTGGCCGCGATAATCAACTGCCCTGGCACTTGCCGGCGGATCTCAAGCACTTCAAGGCCATGACCCTCGGCAAGCCGATCATCATGGGTCGCAAGACCTGGGATTCTCTCGGTCGGCCGTTGCCGGGGCGTCTCAACCTGGTGGTCAGTCGCCAGGCAGGCCTGCAGCTCGAAGGCGCGGAAGTCTTCGCCACGGTCGAGGCCGCGCATCAGCGTGCCGAAGCCTGGGCGCGCGAGCAGGGTGTCGACGAGGTGATGCTGATCGGCGGTGCCCAGCTTTATGAACAGGCGCTGCCGGAGGCCGACCGCCTGTACCTGACCCGGGTGGCGCTGCAGCCGGAGGGCGACGCCTGGTTTCCGGCCTTCGACGAGGCGCAATGGCAGCGCGTCGAGTGCGACGAGCATGCGGCCACCGATGAGGCACCCGCGCATCGTTTCGAAACCTGGGCACGCCGCTAG
- the cysT gene encoding sulfate ABC transporter permease subunit CysT — translation MSRRTSSVIPGFGLTLGYTLTYLALIVLIPLGAMFVFSMQLSAEQWWSLLGNRQLQFSLKLSFGTALAAALLNGILGTIIAWVLVRYTFPGRRLIDAMVDMPFALPTAVAGIALTALYAPNGLIGSLFPFKIAYTPLGITLALVFVTLPFVVRTLQPVLADIPKEVEEAAACLGAKPFQVFRHVLLPSLLPAWLTGFALAFARGVGEYGSVVFIAGNIPLKTEILPLLIVSKLDQYDYPGATAIGVIMLVVSFILLLLINILQRRIQPQL, via the coding sequence ATGTCTCGTCGAACCTCCTCGGTCATACCCGGCTTCGGGCTGACCCTGGGCTACACGCTTACCTACCTGGCGCTGATCGTGCTGATCCCGCTGGGAGCCATGTTCGTGTTTTCCATGCAGCTATCCGCCGAACAATGGTGGAGCCTGCTGGGTAACCGTCAGCTGCAGTTTTCCCTGAAACTGTCGTTCGGCACCGCCCTGGCGGCTGCGCTGCTCAACGGCATTCTCGGTACCATCATCGCCTGGGTGCTGGTGCGCTACACCTTTCCCGGCCGCCGCCTGATCGACGCCATGGTCGACATGCCGTTCGCCCTGCCCACCGCCGTTGCCGGTATCGCCCTGACCGCGCTGTACGCGCCCAACGGCCTGATCGGCTCGTTGTTTCCCTTCAAGATCGCCTACACCCCGCTGGGCATCACCCTGGCGTTGGTGTTCGTCACCCTGCCGTTCGTGGTGCGCACCCTGCAGCCGGTGCTGGCCGACATTCCCAAGGAAGTCGAGGAGGCCGCCGCCTGCCTGGGCGCCAAGCCGTTCCAGGTGTTTCGCCATGTGCTGCTGCCCAGCCTGTTGCCCGCCTGGCTGACCGGTTTCGCCCTGGCCTTCGCCCGGGGCGTGGGTGAGTACGGCTCGGTGGTGTTCATCGCCGGCAACATACCGCTGAAGACCGAGATCCTGCCGCTGCTGATCGTCTCCAAGCTGGACCAGTACGACTATCCGGGCGCCACCGCCATCGGCGTGATCATGCTGGTGGTCTCGTTCATCCTGCTGCTGCTGATCAACATCCTGCAGCGCCGCATCCAGCCGCAACTCTGA
- a CDS encoding Crp/Fnr family transcriptional regulator, protein MNDLRDTLHQGQWFAALPPALQQALLAQGKLLSLEAGQRLFSRGDAPSGLYAVLKGAMRVGSVGADGREALLVLVEAPHWFGEIALFDGQPRTHDAVAEGASTVLHVSQAGLLALLDTHPAYWRDLALLMAHKVRLAFIALEEISLLPAAQRLARRLLLIAEDYGETQGPRHIIHLSQEQLAAMLAISRQTANGVLKDLQARSIVRLTYGEIEILDLDELRKAAQ, encoded by the coding sequence ATGAACGATCTGCGCGATACCTTGCATCAAGGCCAATGGTTCGCCGCGTTGCCGCCAGCGTTACAACAGGCGTTGCTGGCGCAAGGCAAGCTGCTGAGCCTGGAGGCCGGGCAACGCCTGTTCAGCCGTGGCGACGCGCCCAGCGGGCTGTACGCCGTATTGAAGGGCGCTATGCGCGTCGGCAGCGTGGGTGCCGACGGCCGGGAAGCGCTGCTGGTGCTGGTGGAAGCGCCGCACTGGTTCGGTGAGATCGCCCTGTTCGACGGCCAGCCACGCACCCATGACGCTGTCGCCGAAGGCGCCAGCACCGTGCTCCACGTATCCCAGGCTGGCCTGCTGGCCCTGCTCGACACGCATCCCGCCTACTGGCGCGACCTCGCCCTGCTGATGGCTCACAAGGTGCGCCTGGCCTTCATCGCACTCGAGGAAATCAGCCTGCTGCCCGCCGCGCAGCGCCTGGCGCGGCGCCTGCTGCTGATCGCCGAGGACTATGGCGAAACCCAGGGCCCGCGGCACATCATCCACCTGTCCCAGGAGCAACTGGCGGCGATGCTGGCCATCTCTCGGCAGACCGCCAATGGCGTACTCAAGGATCTGCAGGCCCGCAGTATCGTCAGGCTGACCTACGGCGAAATCGAGATTCTCGACCTGGATGAACTGCGCAAGGCCGCGCAGTGA
- a CDS encoding DUF2868 domain-containing protein gives MSLPKLQRLWLCEAVRLREEHAGLLEDSEANRRAQVAGGDLVTRIEHRALHLAERDGQVQAQRHWLQGARLALLLLGLLALASGAGLAVAALGDGQTPVNVFWALGSLLGLHILMLLGWLLGLLFGGGHGAVLGRLWLWLSEKLARDASALHTGPALVLLLRRQRLNRWLVGMAVHGLWLVALTTALVMLLALLSTRRYGFVWETTLLGGDTFVALTQALGALPGLLGFPVPDAATIRASGDSPLPLEAARHAWAGWLIGVLAIYGLLPRLLLGLVCLWRWRAGTARLTLDLSQPGYDLLRDRLQPNSERLGICDAEPAQLHQVQPAAGVAASDGALLVAIELDDRRPWPPALPRSVADAGIIDSREQRRQLLDQLTRFPPARLAIACDPRRSPDRGSLALLAELARSAGETRIWLLQPPQGETLDSERLGDWHKALDDLQLAHRGSSPLTWLETGHD, from the coding sequence GTGTCCCTACCCAAGCTGCAACGCCTCTGGCTCTGCGAGGCCGTGCGCCTGCGCGAAGAACATGCCGGCCTGCTCGAAGACAGCGAAGCCAACCGCCGAGCCCAGGTAGCGGGCGGTGACCTGGTCACCCGTATCGAACACCGCGCCCTGCACCTGGCCGAACGTGACGGCCAGGTGCAGGCGCAGCGCCACTGGCTGCAAGGCGCGCGCCTGGCCCTGCTGCTGCTCGGCCTGCTGGCCCTGGCCAGTGGCGCCGGCCTGGCGGTAGCGGCCCTGGGTGACGGGCAGACGCCGGTGAACGTGTTCTGGGCCCTGGGCAGCCTGCTCGGCCTGCATATTCTGATGCTGCTGGGCTGGTTGCTCGGCCTGCTGTTCGGTGGCGGTCATGGCGCGGTGCTCGGCCGTCTGTGGCTGTGGCTCAGCGAAAAGCTGGCCCGCGATGCCAGCGCACTGCACACCGGCCCGGCCCTGGTTCTGCTGCTGCGTCGCCAGCGCCTCAATCGCTGGCTGGTCGGCATGGCCGTACACGGCCTCTGGCTGGTGGCGCTGACCACCGCCCTGGTGATGCTGCTGGCGCTGCTCTCCACCCGCCGCTATGGCTTCGTCTGGGAAACCACCCTGCTCGGCGGCGACACATTCGTCGCCCTGACCCAGGCTTTGGGCGCACTGCCTGGCCTGCTTGGTTTTCCGGTGCCCGATGCCGCCACCATCCGCGCCAGCGGCGACAGCCCTTTGCCGCTGGAAGCCGCCCGCCACGCCTGGGCCGGCTGGCTGATCGGCGTGCTGGCGATCTACGGGCTGCTGCCACGCCTGTTGCTGGGCCTGGTGTGCCTGTGGCGCTGGCGAGCCGGCACGGCCAGGCTGACCCTGGATCTGTCGCAACCCGGCTACGACCTGTTGCGTGACCGCCTACAGCCCAACAGCGAACGCCTAGGCATCTGCGATGCCGAACCAGCGCAGCTGCATCAGGTGCAGCCGGCTGCCGGCGTGGCCGCAAGCGACGGCGCACTGCTGGTGGCGATCGAGTTGGACGACCGCCGCCCCTGGCCGCCGGCGCTGCCCAGGTCGGTGGCCGACGCCGGAATCATCGACAGCCGTGAGCAGCGCCGTCAGTTGCTCGACCAGCTCACCCGCTTTCCGCCGGCGCGTTTGGCAATCGCCTGCGATCCACGGCGCTCACCGGATCGCGGCAGCCTGGCGCTGCTCGCCGAACTGGCTCGCAGTGCCGGCGAAACACGTATCTGGCTGCTGCAGCCGCCCCAGGGCGAGACCCTCGACAGTGAGCGCCTCGGCGACTGGCACAAGGCGCTGGACGACCTGCAGCTGGCCCACCGCGGCAGCTCGCCGCTGACCTGGCTGGAGACCGGCCATGACTGA
- the cysW gene encoding sulfate ABC transporter permease subunit CysW produces MSLATLGKNAARPASRSPGAIALIVVAWAVFAVILLLPLYIVLSQGLSRGLAFFWEAISEPDAISALKLTLLATAISVPLNLVFGVAAAWAVTKFEFRGKSLLITLIDMPFSVSPVVAGLIYVLLFGSQSFLAPYLQDHNLQIVYAVPGIVLATIFVTFPFVARELIPLMEEQGTTEEEAARLLGANGWQMFWHVTLPNVKWALIYGVVLCTARAMGEFGAVSVVSGHIRGYTNTLPLHIEILYNEYNIVAAFSVAILLLVMALIVLLLRQWSEARLSRQLKANDD; encoded by the coding sequence ATGAGCCTTGCAACCCTTGGCAAGAACGCGGCGCGCCCAGCGAGCCGCTCCCCCGGCGCCATCGCCCTGATCGTCGTGGCCTGGGCGGTATTCGCAGTGATCCTGCTGCTGCCGCTGTACATCGTGCTGAGCCAGGGCCTGAGCCGTGGCCTGGCATTCTTCTGGGAAGCCATCAGCGAGCCGGACGCCATTTCCGCACTCAAGCTGACCCTGCTGGCCACCGCCATCTCGGTGCCGCTCAACCTGGTGTTCGGCGTGGCCGCCGCCTGGGCGGTGACCAAGTTCGAGTTCCGCGGCAAGAGCCTGCTGATCACCCTGATCGATATGCCCTTCTCGGTATCGCCGGTGGTCGCCGGCCTGATCTACGTGCTGCTGTTCGGTTCGCAGAGTTTTCTCGCGCCCTACCTGCAGGACCACAACCTGCAGATCGTCTACGCCGTGCCGGGCATCGTGCTGGCGACCATCTTCGTGACCTTCCCTTTCGTCGCCCGCGAGCTGATCCCGCTGATGGAGGAACAGGGCACCACCGAAGAGGAAGCCGCGCGCCTGCTCGGCGCCAACGGCTGGCAGATGTTCTGGCATGTCACGCTGCCTAACGTAAAATGGGCGCTGATTTACGGCGTGGTGCTGTGCACCGCCCGGGCGATGGGCGAGTTCGGGGCGGTATCGGTGGTTTCCGGCCACATCCGCGGCTACACCAACACCTTGCCGCTGCATATCGAGATTCTCTACAACGAATACAACATCGTCGCTGCGTTCAGCGTCGCCATCCTGCTGCTGGTGATGGCCCTGATCGTTCTGCTGCTGCGCCAGTGGAGCGAAGCGCGCCTGAGCCGCCAGCTCAAGGCCAACGACGACTGA
- a CDS encoding isoleucyl-tRNA synthetase — protein sequence MPLPDSALATDLPAVLAGPLLRRLEPGRLVLWLVASRPLQLTLRLAPGEQPAGDYPLGDDACQRLVVGEHAVIHLIDLHLDTPLPQDTRIDYDLLIDGTQGIAEWATHLLYDGATCPNFVLRARIDHLLHGSCRKPHHAANDGLLCADRLLATPHAPHERPALLMHSGDQVYVDDVAGPMLYAIHQLIERLGLYHERLEGAVIDDSADLYRHPASYYHRADLLPALKSNETLRERFFGGTEKPIFTSSNADNHLVTLAEVLAMYLLVWSPTPWQLLDNAAPALDAEDAQRYDSERACIAAFVDDLGDVARVLAHLPNLMIFDDHDITDDWNLSAQWEETAYGHPFSKRIIGNALIGYLLCQGWGNDPDAFAEPLANARALCERARDTGLDSPAQDRLIDELMSFQHWHYVLPSSPALLVLDTRTRRWRSERKLKRPSGLLDWEALSELQQNLLDHPSAIIVSPAPMFGVKLIEAVQRIFSWAGHPLMVDAENWMAHRGAASVMMNIFRHSRTPRDYVVLSGDVHYSFFYEVKVRHRLRGPTIWQITSSGVKNEFPRRLLDVFDRLNRWLYAPWSPLNWLTKRRRMQVFPHIPKHSRSGERLWNSAGLGQVFFNAKGQPSRVFQLNADGSPRTEFIDDRDEVAEPSEAPKRV from the coding sequence ATGCCGTTGCCAGACTCTGCCCTCGCTACCGACCTGCCCGCCGTACTCGCCGGCCCGCTACTGCGCCGGCTGGAGCCGGGCCGCCTGGTACTCTGGCTGGTCGCCAGCCGCCCGCTACAACTGACGCTGCGCCTGGCGCCAGGCGAGCAGCCCGCCGGTGATTACCCGCTGGGCGACGATGCCTGCCAGCGCCTGGTGGTCGGTGAGCACGCGGTCATCCACCTGATCGACCTGCACCTCGACACGCCGCTGCCCCAGGACACCCGGATCGACTACGACCTGCTGATCGACGGCACCCAAGGCATCGCCGAGTGGGCCACGCACCTGCTATATGACGGCGCGACCTGTCCCAATTTCGTGCTGCGCGCGCGCATCGATCACCTGCTGCATGGCTCCTGCCGCAAACCGCACCATGCCGCCAATGACGGGCTACTGTGTGCCGACCGCCTGCTGGCCACGCCCCATGCGCCCCACGAACGGCCCGCGCTGCTGATGCACAGCGGTGACCAGGTGTATGTCGACGATGTCGCCGGCCCGATGCTGTACGCCATCCACCAATTGATCGAGCGCCTGGGCCTGTACCACGAACGGCTCGAAGGCGCCGTCATCGACGACAGTGCCGACCTGTATCGACACCCGGCCAGCTACTACCACCGCGCCGATCTGCTGCCGGCGCTGAAGAGCAACGAAACCCTGCGCGAGCGCTTCTTCGGTGGCACGGAAAAACCCATTTTCACCAGCAGCAATGCCGACAACCACCTGGTCACCCTGGCCGAAGTGCTGGCCATGTACCTGCTGGTCTGGTCGCCCACCCCCTGGCAACTGCTCGATAACGCGGCGCCCGCGCTGGACGCCGAAGACGCCCAGCGCTACGACAGCGAGCGCGCCTGCATCGCGGCCTTCGTCGACGACCTGGGTGACGTGGCGCGGGTGCTGGCGCACCTGCCGAACCTGATGATCTTCGATGACCACGACATCACCGACGACTGGAACCTGTCGGCCCAGTGGGAGGAAACCGCCTACGGCCATCCTTTCTCCAAGCGCATCATCGGCAACGCGCTGATCGGCTACCTGCTGTGCCAGGGTTGGGGCAATGACCCGGATGCTTTCGCAGAACCGCTGGCCAATGCTCGTGCGCTGTGCGAGCGAGCGCGAGACACCGGGCTGGACAGCCCGGCCCAGGATCGCCTGATCGACGAGTTGATGAGTTTCCAGCACTGGCATTACGTGCTGCCCAGCAGCCCGGCGCTGCTGGTGCTCGATACCCGCACCCGCCGCTGGCGCAGCGAGCGCAAACTCAAGCGCCCATCCGGATTGCTCGACTGGGAAGCGCTCAGCGAACTGCAACAGAACCTGCTCGACCACCCGAGCGCCATCATCGTCTCGCCGGCGCCGATGTTCGGGGTCAAGCTGATCGAAGCCGTGCAGCGGATATTCAGCTGGGCCGGCCACCCGCTGATGGTCGATGCGGAAAACTGGATGGCCCACCGCGGCGCGGCCAGCGTGATGATGAACATCTTCCGCCACTCGCGCACACCCCGAGACTACGTGGTGCTGTCCGGCGACGTGCACTACTCGTTCTTCTACGAGGTCAAGGTGCGGCACCGGTTGCGCGGCCCGACCATCTGGCAGATCACCAGCAGCGGCGTGAAGAACGAATTCCCACGCCGTCTGCTGGACGTCTTCGACCGCCTCAATCGCTGGCTGTACGCGCCCTGGTCACCACTCAACTGGCTGACCAAGCGCCGCCGCATGCAAGTTTTCCCGCACATTCCCAAACACAGCAGGTCGGGCGAGCGACTGTGGAATTCCGCTGGTCTTGGTCAGGTGTTCTTCAATGCCAAGGGCCAGCCGAGCCGGGTGTTCCAGCTCAACGCCGACGGTTCGCCGCGAACCGAATTCATCGACGACCGCGACGAAGTGGCCGAGCCCAGCGAAGCGCCGAAACGCGTTTAA
- a CDS encoding Mpo1 family 2-hydroxy fatty acid dioxygenase, whose protein sequence is MKTLVDHLAQYAAYHRDRRNIVTHFVGIPMIVLAVTVLLSRPGLLVGSLWLSPATLAALLSTLFYLRLDVRFGVVMGALLGLCLWFSAGLAMAGTALWLSMGLGLFVVGWIIQFIGHFYEGRKPAFVDDLMGLIIGPLFVVAEAAFLIGLRQDVEHQVVERAGPTCIRERKVA, encoded by the coding sequence ATGAAAACCCTGGTGGATCACCTCGCCCAATATGCGGCCTATCACCGTGATCGGCGCAATATCGTTACTCACTTCGTCGGCATTCCGATGATCGTGCTGGCCGTTACCGTGCTGCTGTCGCGACCGGGCCTTTTGGTGGGCAGTCTGTGGCTCTCGCCGGCCACCCTGGCCGCGCTGCTCAGCACGCTGTTCTATTTGCGCCTGGACGTCCGCTTCGGTGTGGTGATGGGCGCGTTGCTAGGGTTGTGCCTGTGGTTCAGCGCCGGCTTGGCGATGGCCGGCACGGCGCTGTGGCTGAGCATGGGCCTGGGTTTGTTCGTGGTCGGCTGGATCATCCAGTTCATCGGCCATTTCTACGAAGGCCGCAAGCCGGCATTCGTCGACGACCTGATGGGGCTGATCATCGGGCCGCTGTTCGTGGTCGCCGAGGCGGCCTTTCTGATTGGCCTGCGCCAGGACGTCGAGCATCAGGTGGTCGAGCGGGCCGGGCCGACCTGCATACGTGAGCGCAAGGTGGCCTGA